The Rosa chinensis cultivar Old Blush chromosome 7, RchiOBHm-V2, whole genome shotgun sequence DNA segment CTTCTTTCATATCATATGTGCATGAATAAGTGATACCAGCTCCTCCAACCTTTCCTTGCTACAATTATATTTCTTTCAGTTATCACAAAGTTTGCGAggcttgttttttgttttgtttttttttttttttttttttttttggtgttttaGTGAACTATATCATACTTGGGCCCAAAAAAATGAACTATATCATCTATATACATCAGTTTGGATATCTTCATAACTTGAATATGTCTGTACTTTCATGCATACTATGATATAAAACCTCAAAATAACCAAAGAGTTAGTCCACTGACCTGATAGATCTACAGATGAATCATTGAAGCAATGCATTGTGGCTGCCCAACCTGCATTTGAAGATATGTGGACATATTTCAAGGGTTATCATTTGAAAtgcatcatagtcatgcaattAAGAACCAACTTTAACATCATACATGTAATCACAACAAAAAAACACATGCACCTTATTTTTTGTCATATAATTAGAAAagcagcccaaaaaaaaaagtaaatttatATGCGTGAAGAATGTTCATGCAGTCCAAactccaaagaaaagaaaaataatcataGATCAACTAGGAAAGGAATACTAAAATAGTAATTTCTTCTTTGTTTATAAACCTTTTGAGATACAATACAAGCATGACTTTCAAATGAAAGATGTGCAAGAATTTAGAAGTACAACCAAAAGACTTTCCAGAGTTTCACAATCTGGTCCTAAACATTTGCAAAGTTTGGCTCTTAATAAATTTAATAGCTATTCCCGCTTTGCAGTAAGGAAACTTTAATCtgttgttataaaaaaaaaaaaaaatcaacattacAAAAGAAGGATGTCCCTGGTgacaccaaagcctaatcactATTGCACTTAATAGTCATTTATCATGCTGAAATACCATGCTTCACAAGGGGGCATCCATGGTGATATCATTTTTATGGCATTGTAAACACATAAATTTCAAATCATTCCTGAACCAAATATAATAATTCTTTTTCAAGACTTGTAGACACATACGATTATTCAAGAGATCGAAAGCCTGACTGCTGCAACACCCCTCTAAAGCTATAAACCAGGGATGAGAGTTTTCATTTAGAAGACTGCTGCTACCTCCATCCCCATGATCTATAACAGTACCTCTTGAAGAAGCAATTTGATTCTTTTCCAAATCATTCCCATGAAGATTGTTAGTTCGATCAAACCGCTCTGTAACAATACGTGTAACTATATTAGATATATGAGCCAGCACATGTGCAAGCAATTGTAAACAGAATGCATCAACAATGCCACAATTTCCTTTGCCATTCAACCTctagtaaacaaaagaattgaaaGGTATGTGCAAATAAATCAAAAAATACGGGCAACAGCCTTTTGGCCTAATGGCACCTCCTCCTACTATGAGAGACACAAACATAAGAATGGTCAAGATTTAATGAAGCTTTTCCAAGACCTTTTAGGATGTCAAGATTCCAAAACACTTCAACAGAAAGTCTAGCCATTCCAAACACTTTCCCAGTGAACTGGAACTTTGGCTTTAGGAGGAATTAAATGATGAGGAGAAAAGGAGGTTTCACATTGTTGGGGTTGGTAGAAAGAGTGAGATTGGTGAGTTTGAGAAGGGATGTCAGGAGATGGAAGGTGGAAGCTTCTGGTGCTTTCTCCTGCAAGTCTTTCGCAAGTCTCTGAGTGAGGATAGCTCTCTGATCCAAACTTCTTTCCAGCTAACTTTATCTGGAATTCCAAAGGTCAAGGTCCTATGTTGGTTGGTCGCACATAAGAGGGTGAACGCCTGTAAGATGCTTCAACAGAGGAAGCCAAAATGTGGTTTCTCTCCTCATTGGTGAGTCTTGTGTAAAGTGAGAGAATGcaaatctttttttctttggcatTGTGAGGTGGCCTCCTATCTCTAACAGAAGTTATATGGAGGATGGGTTTACTTGGGACTCTCCAGCGCAGATTTCTACTCCACTTacttaaaaaaattatgttttggTAATGGGAATAAAGCCATAGTTTTGTGGATTGCAGTGTTTGGCTGTATTGTGATTTGTAAGTGCTTTAGATGGAAAGAATTAGAACAACTTTTAGAGGAGCTTTGGGAGAGAGTTAGATTTTGGTCAGCTCTTTGGGCTTCAGTTTTTAAGGTTTTTAAAAATTATATAGCTTctcattattcaaaaaaaaaattatatagcTTCTCTTGTACTTTGATGGACTGTAGAGCAGCAGCATTTTAGGAGTTTTTGCTTTTTTGGGAGTTTTCCTGTGGGTTTCTTAGTTTTCCACTGTATTGTGTGTGGGGGGAATTGGATCATAAAGATAACAAGAATTAATTACACTACACAAGGATCACCtgatcacacacacacaagcacAAAACTTATGATCAAACAACACCACTGGGGGTGAGGTTATCAACTTACTAAGACACCTAAAGATTGATGGTAAGAATACAAAGATTGATCTAGATAACGTATTCATTGATAAAAAGGAATATGATAGGATCCCAAGAGATATCATTTGGCCCTACTGAGAAAGAGAACTTCACTTAACTATATTAAAGGCTTAAAAGCCAAATTGCAGCCCATCCTTTCACTCAATTGTTAGATTGCACCCTTGCCAATTTGCACAGTTTTCTTACTGTTCCATCCAAGACCTCTGTTAAAGTTGCTTCAGATGCCAAACATGTGAGGGCACACTAGTCTTTTCATGTTGGCAAAAATCCCAGATTGTAAAAAGCAATAACAAGCAAAAGCAGCGAGATtctgaagattttgattggaaaAGCTGGAGTGAAGAAGCTAGAGGGAACTGTGGATGGAACCCTAAGAAATAGATGGTCAGGGAAAATTGGGAAGTTTTTAAAATGCTATTTGTGTTATTATCTTACTGCAGTGTAATTGGACAATTTGGTGAAGAGATAGGCTGGACTTTAGTTAAGCCTATATAACAGTAGTCAAGTTACATGATATAACATAAGAACTACAATGGCATAAATCAATGATTGCCTACACAAGAGCACTAATTCCTGCCACCAGTTGTTTGCAATAGTACTCAAAGAACAGTAAAGTAAAAGAATACACAAGACATTCAATGATTCATTCACACACAGTCGTGTTGGATACTTGTAATGGAACATTATTAGAAAACTCAAAACATGAAGCATGCACCTAGAATCAAAGGGTTTATGCAGTGGTAAAACTATGACAAAATATATGGACAAAAAGAATTGGTCAACAACAATCCAGTGTGGTGTATTAAAATACTTCTGATATTTAGGACCAGTAATGCAAATGACAAAATATATGGTGTAACAAGTAGAGCATAAACAAGAAGGAATAGAACAAAATAGCAGTATCCTTTGTGATAAAAAGATACCTAACGGTCATAATGGGCTAAAAATAAATAGTAGCATCCTATACAACAGTCATTACACCGACTAATTCTAGGGGATGAAATGTTGGTCGATATAAATGCATGAGCGCACCGAAGATGAGAACGTTGAGATGACAATCAATGAAAAAACTAATGACAAACACAGTGAGGATAATAGATAAGCAAAAGTAATAGTAAAGTCTCGAAAGTCCATGAGAATCGCCAGTGGAGTTTGGCATTCAGATAATGAAGCTTAGGAAAAGGAAGATTTAGGTGGGAAGGGTGAAGAAATGATTAAGTGCAATACGTAGGCATACATTCAAGTTACGTATAGATGATGCTAATAAAATGTTAGCTTCTTATATCATATCATTCAACAAGGGAGTTTCTAATGCAATGGCTCCACTTATTCactaatataaaaattaatGCTCTAAGGTTTGGGAAGAAATAGAGGATTCTTATACAATATAACTCAAAAATGAAAGAGAAATACAGGGGTAACAAAAGCATCAGGAAAAAAATGGAAGGGTGTTACCTGCGGACTTGCGTCTGTTAAGAGGACGATTTCTGCATTGCAATCAAATTGAGAGtgaatttttcaattttagttttGGATTAACTAGTTAATttatctcttctcttctcttctcttcacttccaaaaagaaagaaagaaagaaagaaagaagaagaagagccatTACCTCTGATTGGGAGGAGCGTAGCGCTTCACCACTGCGGCTGGATCTGCTGCCGCTGATGAAGGATTTTCCAGCATCGGATTCGGTGGCTAGTCAGCGTGAATGTGATGACTCTTACAGTCTTTAACACTTTACCCACCCCACGCCAAACACCACAAGAGCTCCGAAGCTCAACGCTGCTCAAAGGGATATATTAAGCTTTTCTTGATGattatgcttttgtttttttttcctgcttctCAATGCTTATAAGCCGGGTATTTGTTTTGGGTCGGATCTCTATAATCTATCAAAATATTGATAGtgcgggaaaaaaaaaaatcaataaaaaaatcggatattgatgaaatatgcggAAATTAATATCGATACTTGTAAAAGTAAggaaattttaaagaaatataccctaaaaaaaaaaaaaattcttttatgGCCTTgtacattttgtttttaaaaagtaaaagaacAAAAGAGTTCATTGCCCTTCATTGAGTAAAAAAATGTGTTTTATtgatatatttatatgtcaCATACCTTATATCACACATGTATCAACGAAACACATTTTGCACGTGACCCTTATATCACACATGTATCAACAAAACACATTTTCACTCAAAAAATATGAAGGTGTGAATCTCATAACATCCTCAAAAATTCTGCTTTCAAAATTCCAAAACTTTAGAAATCTATTCCAATTCCGAAGGTTTCCGAAAGACACTGCCTATTACGAGCAGCTTTAGGGGTTCGATCGATGAATGCATGTATACTGATATTCATATTGATGTAATTCAATAGTGCACGAGGTAAATTATTTTATATGTCATTGCTGTAAACCACTAAAACTACGTCTGAATCGGATAAAACTTTCACATGTACAAGTACAAACAGCCCTTGTTCAGCAATCAAGGATCCGATAAAGGGATTTAGACAACCAAATGATGTACATATTACTCATCAACTGTGCCTCTTCTTCTGACTGTTTCATGGTCCTCGCATTTTCTCAACGATGTTCCTACTCTTCTCTTCAAATGTACGCCTCTTTTCTTCTAATTTCTCCCCCATCTTCTTCCCCAGATCAAGCATTCTTGCTCTTCGCCCCATCCTCTTTGGCTTTGATTCATCCTCTTCACTGTTATGACTACTCTGTTTATCAAACGGAATTATAGACCTCAACGGAGATTGGCATTCTGATATATCATCTAGCTTCTTTTTGCACGTTTCTTGTGCTTCACCATTCACCAATAATGGGGTTCTTAGTTCTCGACTAGTCCCATCACTACTCCCAGTTGACAGATCATTTGTGGATTCTGGAATTGTTTTTTCAACAGATTCGgcttttttcagtttttgattCTTGCCCTGTGAATGATCACCAGAGGTTCCCCCACCAGATTCTGTCCTGCACTTTTCCTCTGATGGTACTTCACATATATTTGTAGGAGAATCATTTGCGGATTCTTGGTTAACCCATATGAAAGGA contains these protein-coding regions:
- the LOC112180919 gene encoding uncharacterized protein LOC112180919 isoform X2 produces the protein MLENPSSAAADPAAVVKRYAPPNQRNRPLNRRKSAERFDRTNNLHGNDLEKNQIASSRGWAATMHCFNDSSVDLSERPVMYSGSGAAWSHFKLPHQLMAPAGGAGSPVSSMDFLSELCRLKNNSNVSSGI
- the LOC112180919 gene encoding uncharacterized protein LOC112180919 isoform X1, whose amino-acid sequence is MLENPSSAAADPAAVVKRYAPPNQRNRPLNRRKSAERFDRTNNLHGNDLEKNQIASSRGTVIDHGDGGSSSLLNENSHPWFIALEGCCSSQAFDLLNNRWAATMHCFNDSSVDLSERPVMYSGSGAAWSHFKLPHQLMAPAGGAGSPVSSMDFLSELCRLKNNSNVSSGI